The proteins below are encoded in one region of Ereboglobus luteus:
- the rpmG gene encoding 50S ribosomal protein L33, which translates to MQEVVILECTEARKEGKPVSRYLTTRNKKTVTERIEKKKYNPFLKRRTVHKEIK; encoded by the coding sequence ATGCAAGAAGTCGTCATACTCGAGTGCACCGAAGCCCGCAAAGAGGGGAAACCCGTCTCGCGTTATCTCACCACGCGCAACAAAAAGACGGTGACAGAGCGTATTGAGAAGAAGAAATACAATCCCTTCCTCAAGCGCCGCACGGTTCACAAGGAAATCAAATAG
- the lpdA gene encoding dihydrolipoyl dehydrogenase translates to MSQFDLIVIGGGPGGYVCAFRASQLGLKVALVEKRPTLGGTCLNVGCIPTKALLHSTEQYVFARDHAAAHGIKFDGVAADIATMMKRKDSVIAKLTGGVAQLAKARKVTVFNGSASFAGGPGHQVEVTSTDASTGGKPITQTISAPNVVIATGSLPAELPSVRIDGKNIISSDQAIALDEVPKKLVVIGGGAIGLELGSVWARLGADVTVVEFLPKIAAACDDDIVRNFTRLLQKQGLKIETNAKVTGAKFNGPSGVLTAERDRAALEFTADKILLAVGRRPNTENLGLEKIGVALDPKGRIQVDSELRTSVPGIRAIGDAVAGPMLAHKAEEDGVAAAEWIAGKHGRINWNFVPAIIYTAPEVATVGLGEDAAKAKGIEVKTGRFNFAANGRAIASDTTDGYAKIIADAKTDTILGAQILGHGAGELIAEVVAHMEYGGSAEDLARTIHAHPTLGESIKEAALAVSKSAIHAL, encoded by the coding sequence ATGTCACAATTCGATCTCATTGTCATTGGCGGCGGACCGGGCGGTTATGTCTGCGCTTTTCGCGCCTCGCAACTCGGCCTCAAGGTCGCGCTCGTCGAAAAGCGCCCCACGCTCGGCGGCACGTGCCTCAACGTCGGCTGCATCCCGACAAAGGCGCTTTTGCATTCAACCGAGCAATACGTTTTCGCCCGTGATCACGCCGCCGCGCATGGCATCAAGTTCGACGGCGTCGCCGCCGACATCGCGACCATGATGAAACGCAAGGACTCCGTCATCGCCAAACTCACCGGCGGTGTCGCGCAGCTCGCGAAGGCGCGCAAGGTCACCGTGTTCAACGGCAGCGCGAGTTTTGCCGGCGGCCCGGGCCACCAAGTCGAAGTCACCTCGACCGACGCCTCGACGGGCGGCAAACCCATCACGCAAACCATCTCCGCTCCGAATGTCGTCATCGCCACGGGATCGCTGCCCGCCGAATTGCCCTCGGTCAGGATCGACGGCAAAAACATCATTTCCAGCGACCAGGCCATCGCGCTCGACGAGGTGCCGAAAAAACTCGTCGTCATCGGCGGCGGCGCGATCGGGCTCGAGCTCGGCTCCGTTTGGGCGCGCCTCGGCGCCGATGTGACTGTTGTCGAATTCCTGCCCAAAATCGCCGCGGCGTGCGACGACGACATCGTGCGCAACTTCACGCGCCTCCTCCAAAAACAAGGCCTCAAAATCGAAACCAACGCCAAGGTCACCGGCGCGAAATTCAACGGCCCCAGCGGCGTGCTCACCGCCGAGCGCGACAGGGCGGCGCTTGAGTTTACCGCGGATAAAATCCTTCTCGCAGTGGGCCGCCGCCCCAACACCGAAAACCTCGGCCTGGAAAAAATCGGCGTCGCGCTCGATCCCAAAGGCCGCATCCAAGTCGATTCGGAATTGCGCACCAGCGTCCCCGGCATTCGCGCCATCGGCGATGCTGTCGCCGGCCCGATGCTCGCTCACAAGGCCGAGGAGGACGGCGTTGCCGCCGCCGAGTGGATCGCGGGAAAACACGGCCGCATCAACTGGAATTTTGTTCCGGCGATCATCTACACCGCGCCCGAAGTCGCCACGGTCGGCCTGGGCGAGGACGCGGCGAAGGCGAAAGGCATCGAGGTCAAGACGGGGCGCTTCAACTTTGCCGCAAACGGACGCGCCATCGCCAGCGACACGACCGACGGCTACGCGAAAATTATCGCCGACGCAAAAACCGACACGATTCTTGGCGCGCAAATCCTCGGCCACGGCGCGGGGGAGTTGATCGCCGAGGTCGTCGCTCACATGGAATATGGCGGCAGCGCCGAGGACCTCGCGCGCACCATCCACGCGCACCCGACGCTGGGCGAATCGATCAAGGAAGCCGCGCTCGCCGTCAGCAAATCGGCGATTCACGCATTGTGA
- the pyrE gene encoding orotate phosphoribosyltransferase → MDSQQQEILDIFTRTRALLRGHFVLRSGLHSGHFFQCAQVCQNMAAVTRLTELLLPKLAGLKFETVLAPAMGGLVIGQEVARQTNSRYIFVEKENNALVMRRGFKIAPGERVLVVEDVVTRGGRVVEALNIVKACGGTPAGVAMLVDRSAGAAKFEVPAVSLLELSFPTWPADQLPPEIAKLPVEKPGS, encoded by the coding sequence ATGGATTCGCAACAACAAGAGATTCTGGATATTTTCACTCGCACGCGCGCGTTGTTGCGCGGGCATTTTGTGCTGCGCTCGGGATTGCACAGCGGGCACTTTTTCCAATGCGCGCAGGTGTGCCAGAATATGGCCGCGGTCACGCGGCTGACCGAGTTGCTGCTACCGAAGCTCGCCGGCTTGAAATTCGAAACCGTGCTCGCTCCCGCGATGGGCGGGCTCGTGATCGGGCAGGAGGTCGCGCGCCAGACAAATTCGCGCTACATTTTTGTTGAGAAGGAAAACAACGCGCTCGTGATGCGCCGCGGCTTCAAGATCGCTCCCGGCGAGCGCGTGCTCGTGGTCGAGGACGTGGTGACGCGCGGCGGCCGCGTGGTCGAGGCGCTCAACATCGTCAAGGCATGCGGCGGCACGCCCGCCGGCGTGGCGATGCTCGTGGACCGCAGCGCGGGCGCGGCCAAGTTCGAGGTGCCCGCGGTTTCGCTGCTGGAGTTGAGCTTCCCGACCTGGCCGGCCGACCAGCTGCCTCCGGAAATCGCAAAACTGCCGGTCGAAAAACCGGGCAGTTGA
- a CDS encoding MBL fold metallo-hydrolase, with amino-acid sequence MVIEYAPLEDELGDVLDKAMRHACCTEQALAEHSGVSAEKIHDAIDYRYELTAGELKRLAVALGLNEPGLLALAQNRYPLPEISGLPFCLYPLRTPHGIGVANAYIVAECGQSSGILFDAGSDYAQIERVWPKRIRKIEAIFITHVETEHTGGLEELQRILGRVPVFFPEGICISDTSARAGEVGGGFAMGEGARLRYGAFEVRAIKTPGHTEAHNSYVVSAPALSDATQLLVSGDLIFAGSAGRGYFCAQSFADSLKRLFTELPGKTVIAPGHGPLTTLENERLHNPFSK; translated from the coding sequence GTGGTCATCGAATACGCACCTCTGGAAGACGAGCTCGGCGACGTCCTGGACAAGGCGATGCGGCACGCCTGCTGCACCGAGCAGGCGCTCGCCGAGCACTCGGGCGTGTCCGCCGAAAAAATACACGACGCCATCGACTATCGCTACGAGTTGACGGCCGGCGAGCTCAAGCGGCTCGCCGTCGCGCTCGGCCTCAACGAGCCGGGCCTGCTCGCCCTCGCGCAGAATCGTTATCCGCTGCCCGAGATTTCCGGCCTGCCTTTCTGCCTTTATCCGCTGCGCACGCCCCACGGCATCGGCGTGGCCAACGCCTACATCGTCGCCGAGTGCGGCCAGTCCTCCGGCATACTTTTCGACGCCGGTTCCGACTATGCGCAAATCGAGCGCGTCTGGCCGAAACGCATTCGCAAGATCGAGGCCATTTTTATCACGCATGTCGAAACCGAGCACACCGGCGGGCTGGAGGAGCTCCAGCGCATCCTTGGCCGCGTGCCCGTGTTTTTCCCCGAGGGCATTTGCATTTCGGACACAAGCGCCAGGGCCGGCGAGGTCGGTGGCGGCTTCGCGATGGGCGAGGGCGCGCGCTTGCGCTACGGCGCGTTTGAGGTGCGCGCGATCAAGACGCCCGGCCACACCGAGGCGCACAACAGCTATGTCGTGAGCGCGCCCGCGTTGTCCGACGCCACGCAACTGCTTGTGTCGGGCGACCTGATTTTCGCGGGTTCGGCGGGACGCGGCTATTTTTGCGCGCAGAGTTTTGCCGACAGCCTGAAACGCCTTTTCACCGAGCTTCCCGGCAAGACAGTGATCGCCCCGGGACACGGCCCGCTCACGACCCTGGAAAACGAACGGCTGCATAATCCGTTCTCAAAATAA
- a CDS encoding secretin N-terminal domain-containing protein yields MPASARNTPAAPQAQPGGAPILLSPPWTQADAEIPATPALEPSGNPDERITINWTALPLSMAIPELEKLTGRTVIRPATLPNVADLSLSFATPPTRAEALQAIETLFTVNQLALVPRGEKLLLLVPINTVRSEAPTIIEGSTLDLPPSGRIASKFFQLEFLRASEFVPMISTMLNAQIQTISIFERANAFLVTDTVSTLQRVETIIKQVDRPAATPVQAKFYSLEYAKASDIVNKIKALFTGPLQQQLGASTTFNSDDRTNQVVVIGDPRQLPFFDDLIKKLDTKADPNTRNEVIRLKSAQCGDVATLLSNIISGQTRAAQAAQSTGGTSATQRQRTTQTTATNRTTTQNRNTTQQRTQPASVRPAFATPASGITGGSLGLEGNEFSSFITVQPDTRINAIVVSGTVDDIRIIKELVEKLDVLLAQVRIEVVIAEVGLTDEASSGIDELGFSVENGKLTGILGSGPGFGFAGNEDGGYSPSLQPLTAVIGLKTTPRKNNTNIVSVPAITTMHNKEGKIFIGETRPVITASTVNTGNVNNATTSSITQMEIGTTITVTPLIGYDGSVQLDVQQEISDVSGEVELDRNKQYIIGKRNTSSSIIVKSGEIIVLGGIQKSSASKTRSRLGPIPIIGDLFGKRSRSQTRTELIFFLRPTVLTNTAADNAPAMEQLERMSNKAEVQKVLGQTPTPPKGDVNALPDLPAEPKRHKKKKRG; encoded by the coding sequence TTGCCGGCCAGCGCGCGAAACACACCGGCAGCGCCGCAGGCGCAACCCGGAGGCGCTCCCATACTCCTTTCGCCCCCGTGGACGCAGGCCGACGCGGAAATCCCCGCCACCCCAGCGCTCGAGCCCTCCGGCAATCCCGATGAGCGCATCACGATCAACTGGACCGCGCTGCCGCTTTCGATGGCCATCCCCGAGCTTGAAAAACTCACGGGACGCACCGTCATCCGCCCCGCCACGCTCCCCAATGTCGCCGACCTCTCGCTTTCCTTCGCCACCCCGCCCACGCGCGCCGAGGCGTTGCAGGCCATCGAGACGCTTTTCACCGTCAACCAGCTCGCGCTCGTTCCACGCGGCGAAAAACTCCTCCTGCTCGTCCCCATCAACACCGTTCGCAGCGAGGCGCCGACGATTATAGAGGGCTCCACGCTCGACCTGCCGCCCTCGGGCCGCATCGCCAGCAAGTTTTTCCAGCTCGAGTTTCTTCGCGCCAGCGAGTTCGTTCCCATGATCAGCACGATGCTCAACGCGCAGATCCAGACGATTTCCATTTTTGAGCGCGCCAACGCCTTCCTTGTCACCGACACCGTTTCCACGCTCCAGCGTGTTGAAACCATCATCAAGCAGGTTGACCGTCCCGCCGCCACGCCCGTGCAGGCCAAGTTTTACTCGCTCGAATACGCCAAGGCCTCGGACATCGTGAACAAAATCAAGGCGCTCTTCACTGGCCCGCTCCAGCAGCAGCTCGGCGCCTCCACCACGTTCAACTCCGACGATCGCACCAATCAGGTTGTTGTCATCGGCGACCCGCGGCAGCTTCCGTTTTTCGACGACCTCATCAAAAAACTCGACACCAAGGCCGACCCCAACACCCGCAACGAAGTCATCCGCCTCAAGAGCGCGCAGTGCGGCGATGTCGCCACGCTTCTCAGCAACATCATCTCGGGGCAAACCCGCGCCGCCCAGGCCGCGCAATCCACCGGCGGCACCAGCGCCACCCAGCGCCAGCGCACAACGCAAACCACCGCGACCAACCGCACCACGACACAAAATCGCAACACCACCCAGCAACGAACCCAGCCCGCGAGTGTGCGGCCCGCCTTCGCCACGCCCGCCAGCGGCATCACCGGCGGCAGCCTCGGGCTCGAGGGCAACGAGTTCAGCAGCTTCATCACCGTGCAACCCGACACCCGCATCAACGCCATCGTTGTGTCCGGCACGGTTGATGACATCCGCATCATCAAGGAGCTCGTCGAAAAACTCGATGTTCTTCTCGCGCAAGTCCGCATCGAGGTCGTCATTGCCGAGGTCGGCCTCACCGACGAGGCTAGCAGCGGCATCGACGAGCTCGGATTCAGTGTGGAGAATGGCAAACTCACCGGGATACTTGGCAGCGGCCCCGGCTTTGGTTTTGCAGGCAATGAAGATGGAGGCTATTCGCCATCATTACAGCCCCTTACCGCCGTCATCGGCCTTAAAACCACACCGCGCAAAAACAACACCAATATCGTTTCCGTTCCCGCCATCACCACGATGCACAACAAGGAGGGCAAAATATTCATTGGTGAAACGCGCCCCGTCATCACAGCCAGCACCGTTAACACAGGCAACGTCAACAACGCCACCACCTCATCCATCACCCAGATGGAAATCGGCACCACCATCACCGTCACCCCGCTCATCGGTTACGACGGCAGCGTGCAACTCGACGTGCAACAGGAAATCAGCGATGTTTCCGGCGAGGTTGAGCTTGATCGCAACAAGCAATACATCATCGGAAAGCGCAATACCTCCTCCTCCATTATAGTGAAAAGCGGGGAAATTATTGTCCTCGGCGGAATTCAAAAAAGCTCTGCAAGTAAAACTAGAAGTCGTCTCGGCCCCATTCCGATCATAGGCGATCTTTTTGGCAAACGTTCCCGCAGCCAGACGCGCACCGAACTCATCTTCTTCCTGCGCCCCACCGTCCTTACCAACACCGCCGCGGACAACGCGCCCGCCATGGAACAGCTCGAGCGCATGAGCAACAAAGCCGAGGTGCAAAAAGTCCTCGGGCAAACACCCACGCCGCCGAAGGGCGACGTCAATGCGCTGCCGGACCTCCCCGCCGAGCCCAAGCGTCACAAGAAAAAGAAAAGGGGCTGA
- a CDS encoding GspE/PulE family protein — translation MLLTDTSLPDSLARRLDEDQVQAINEAPRAQRFKILAAALVKTDPDTLDALGAAANLPTVTNLVADSDSLGLLPARLVHDYQIIPIRKPDEEEEKRPEIQRQEDQNQVFANSAPPSSSQAPLVLATSWPPDSAIADWIRTFTPRPLVWYLGNPDKVHQLIIERFGVGSGSLEGSDDDYIAPENIQQADDDVDEDAAVVRFVTDVITQAVNDEATDIHFEPQEGRLQIRYRVDGLLVPVPVPENLLRFQDAIISRLKIMAKLNISEKRLPQDGRINFRAGGNVLDIRVATAPTIYAESVSLRLLNQKKEAYTMDRLGMSADEQREIKTVLEYPHGIILVTGPTGSGKSTSLNAFLRYINSPDLRIVTVEDPIEYEVPGVNQMQMKPEIGLTFATALRSILRQDPDVIMVGEIRDRDTADIAIRASLTGHLVFSTLHTNDAPGAITRLIDMGIEPFLVASAIELVIAQRLVRRLCPDCSKHEPVNKLKLRETLGVLGIDPDEADRVETLKVPCGCDRCRNTGYRGRIGIFEIFKPDEALHELILRRESTQALATCARENGMKPLQISGWEKVKAGHTTLDEIVRVIAAEK, via the coding sequence ATGTTATTAACCGACACCTCGCTTCCCGACTCACTCGCCCGTCGTCTCGACGAAGATCAAGTGCAGGCAATCAATGAGGCTCCGCGCGCCCAGCGGTTCAAAATCCTGGCCGCGGCCCTCGTCAAAACCGACCCCGACACCCTCGACGCACTCGGCGCCGCCGCGAACCTCCCCACCGTCACAAACCTAGTGGCGGACTCCGACTCCCTCGGCCTCCTGCCCGCCCGCCTCGTCCACGATTACCAAATCATTCCGATCCGGAAGCCGGATGAGGAGGAGGAAAAGAGGCCGGAAATCCAGAGGCAGGAAGACCAGAATCAAGTTTTCGCAAACTCCGCCCCTCCGTCCTCTTCGCAAGCGCCCCTCGTGCTTGCGACTTCCTGGCCTCCTGATTCCGCCATCGCCGATTGGATACGCACCTTCACGCCGCGTCCCCTCGTCTGGTATCTCGGCAATCCCGACAAAGTCCACCAGCTCATAATCGAGCGCTTCGGTGTCGGCTCCGGTTCGCTCGAGGGCAGCGACGACGATTACATCGCCCCCGAAAACATTCAGCAGGCCGACGACGATGTCGATGAGGACGCCGCCGTCGTGCGCTTCGTCACCGACGTTATCACGCAGGCTGTCAACGACGAGGCGACCGACATTCATTTCGAACCGCAGGAGGGCCGCCTCCAAATCCGCTACCGTGTTGACGGCCTGCTCGTGCCCGTGCCCGTGCCCGAAAACCTGCTCCGCTTTCAGGACGCCATCATCTCGCGCCTCAAGATCATGGCGAAGCTCAACATCTCCGAGAAGCGCCTGCCGCAGGACGGACGCATCAACTTTCGCGCCGGAGGCAACGTCCTCGACATCCGTGTCGCCACCGCGCCCACCATTTACGCCGAGTCCGTTTCGCTCCGCCTCCTCAATCAGAAAAAGGAGGCCTACACGATGGACCGCCTCGGCATGAGCGCCGACGAGCAACGCGAAATCAAAACCGTGCTCGAATACCCGCACGGCATCATTCTCGTCACCGGCCCCACCGGCTCCGGCAAATCCACGTCGCTCAACGCATTTCTGCGCTACATCAACTCGCCCGACTTGCGCATCGTCACCGTCGAGGACCCCATCGAATACGAGGTTCCCGGCGTCAACCAGATGCAGATGAAACCGGAAATCGGCCTCACCTTCGCCACCGCGCTCCGCTCGATTCTCCGTCAGGACCCCGACGTTATCATGGTCGGTGAAATCCGCGACCGCGATACCGCCGACATCGCCATCCGCGCCTCGCTCACCGGCCACTTGGTGTTTTCCACGCTCCACACCAACGACGCCCCCGGCGCCATCACCCGCCTCATCGACATGGGCATCGAGCCCTTCCTCGTCGCCTCCGCGATCGAGCTTGTCATCGCCCAGCGCCTCGTGCGCCGTCTCTGTCCCGACTGCTCGAAGCACGAACCCGTCAACAAGCTCAAGCTCCGCGAAACGCTCGGCGTCCTCGGCATCGACCCCGACGAGGCCGACCGCGTCGAAACCCTCAAGGTCCCCTGCGGTTGCGATCGCTGCCGCAACACCGGCTACCGCGGGCGCATCGGCATCTTTGAAATCTTCAAACCCGACGAAGCCCTCCACGAACTCATCCTCCGCCGGGAAAGCACGCAAGCCCTCGCCACCTGCGCCCGCGAAAACGGAATGAAACCCCTGCAAATCTCGGGCTGGGAAAAAGTGAAGGCCGGCCACACCACCCTCGACGAAATCGTGCGAGTCATCGCCGCGGAAAAGTGA
- a CDS encoding type II secretion system F family protein, which yields MPAYTYTARDRSGQTVTSTLEAPSRKDALRHLTARGLQPQRIEEVTAGGAVIAKPAKSKAARSGAAASSPKQSSPSRGSKSKKPKPLSKKEQLPFLEALSDLVSSGLSAGESLRMLSQRIREPKLRFLCSSLWERIGEGATLSRAMAEFPQVFDTSAINLIQAGEATGGLSEVLTRLIAHYNEQNELRRQFVSALAYPILLLTVAFGVILFFMFFLMPRMQGLFNSLGGKLPASTRLMVGMSDFALHYGIFVVGAAIFGAIAFWRWRKTARGRHATDGWLLKLPLTKNFSMSQSVLAFSQTLSILLENGITTTDALKITERQIGNTVHREAFGDASAHVMEGEALSSALQRTDCFPPLVLDQLAIGENTGSIVPSLKKISNSYRKIVSAQLNFFMKVITSVMLGGTFVFVGFIAFAIVSAIFTLSGSFRM from the coding sequence ATGCCCGCCTACACTTACACCGCCCGCGACCGTTCCGGCCAGACCGTCACCTCGACGCTGGAGGCGCCCAGTCGCAAGGATGCCCTCCGCCACCTCACCGCGCGCGGTTTGCAACCCCAGCGGATCGAGGAGGTCACCGCGGGCGGCGCGGTCATCGCCAAGCCCGCAAAAAGCAAGGCCGCCAGATCGGGCGCCGCCGCGTCGTCCCCAAAACAATCCTCCCCCTCCCGCGGCTCGAAATCGAAAAAGCCCAAGCCTCTTTCCAAAAAGGAACAGCTTCCGTTCCTTGAGGCGCTTTCCGATCTCGTCTCTAGCGGACTCTCCGCGGGCGAGTCGCTCCGCATGCTCTCGCAGCGCATACGCGAGCCCAAGCTCCGGTTTTTGTGCTCGAGCCTTTGGGAGCGCATCGGCGAAGGCGCCACGCTCTCGCGCGCGATGGCGGAGTTCCCGCAAGTCTTCGATACGTCGGCAATCAACCTCATCCAGGCGGGCGAGGCGACCGGCGGTCTCAGCGAGGTGCTCACGCGGCTCATCGCGCATTACAACGAGCAAAACGAACTGCGCCGCCAGTTTGTCAGCGCGCTCGCCTATCCGATACTGCTGCTCACGGTCGCGTTCGGCGTCATCCTCTTTTTCATGTTCTTCCTGATGCCCCGCATGCAAGGGCTCTTCAACTCGCTCGGCGGCAAGCTCCCCGCGTCCACGCGCCTCATGGTCGGCATGTCGGACTTCGCGCTGCACTACGGCATCTTCGTGGTCGGCGCGGCGATCTTTGGCGCGATCGCCTTCTGGCGCTGGCGGAAAACCGCCAGGGGCCGCCACGCCACCGACGGCTGGCTGCTCAAGCTTCCGCTCACGAAAAACTTTTCCATGAGCCAGAGCGTGCTCGCCTTCAGTCAGACGCTTTCGATCCTTCTCGAAAACGGAATCACCACCACCGACGCGCTCAAGATCACTGAGCGCCAAATCGGCAACACCGTGCATCGCGAGGCGTTCGGCGACGCCAGCGCGCACGTCATGGAGGGCGAGGCGCTTTCCTCCGCGCTGCAGCGCACGGATTGTTTCCCGCCGCTCGTGCTCGACCAGCTCGCCATCGGCGAAAACACCGGCAGCATTGTGCCCAGCCTGAAAAAAATCTCGAACAGCTACCGCAAGATTGTTTCGGCGCAGCTCAACTTTTTCATGAAGGTCATTACGAGCGTCATGCTCGGCGGCACCTTTGTTTTTGTCGGGTTCATCGCCTTCGCAATTGTCTCCGCCATCTTCACCCTCAGCGGTTCGTTCCGCATGTAG
- a CDS encoding nicotinate phosphoribosyltransferase: MNTTAPERLRSSPLLTDLYQLTMAHGYWKTGAHNKDAVFHLFFRHNPFKGGYTVAAGLADAVAWLRELHFNSDEIAYLATLKGNDGAPLFSSGFLEYLRGFEFTCDVDAIPEGTVVFPNEPLLRVRGPIIQGQLVETALLNTINFQTLVATKAARICHITRDEPVLEFGLRRAQGVDGALAASRAAYIGGCASTSNVLAGQLFGIPVSGTHAHSWVMSFDSEPEAFQAYAEAMPNNCVFLVDTYDSLEGVRRAVESGKWLRARGHKMAGIRLDSGDLAYLSIEARKILDEAGFADTAIFASNDLDEHIISSLKQQGARIAFWGVGTKLVTAYDQPALGGVYKLAALRNGDGAWDHKIKLSEQTIKITNPGIQQVRRFTLDGEYVGDMIYNEDGPPIDDANRTIYDAVNFIRFKPIPPNATTEDLLVPVFRNGKLVLEMPTLEEIRARRRAQLAALHEGSKRLLNPHEYPVGLERSLLDMKTALIMKARG, translated from the coding sequence ATGAACACCACCGCGCCCGAACGCCTGCGCAGCTCACCCCTGCTCACCGACCTGTATCAACTCACCATGGCGCATGGCTATTGGAAAACCGGCGCGCACAACAAGGACGCCGTCTTCCACCTTTTCTTCCGGCATAATCCCTTCAAGGGCGGCTACACCGTCGCCGCGGGGCTTGCGGACGCGGTCGCGTGGTTGCGCGAGTTGCACTTCAACAGCGACGAGATCGCCTACCTCGCCACGCTCAAGGGCAACGACGGCGCGCCGCTTTTTTCGAGCGGATTTCTCGAATACCTGCGCGGATTTGAGTTCACCTGCGATGTCGACGCCATTCCCGAGGGCACGGTCGTGTTTCCCAACGAGCCGCTGTTGCGCGTTCGCGGCCCAATCATCCAGGGGCAGCTCGTCGAAACCGCGCTTCTCAACACCATCAATTTTCAAACGCTCGTCGCGACCAAGGCCGCGCGCATCTGCCACATCACGCGCGACGAACCGGTGCTCGAGTTCGGCCTGCGCCGCGCGCAGGGTGTCGACGGCGCGCTTGCCGCGAGCCGCGCCGCGTATATCGGAGGCTGCGCGTCCACCTCGAACGTGCTCGCCGGGCAACTCTTCGGCATTCCCGTGAGCGGCACGCACGCGCACAGCTGGGTGATGTCGTTCGACAGCGAACCGGAGGCGTTTCAAGCCTACGCCGAGGCGATGCCCAACAACTGCGTGTTTCTTGTGGACACCTACGACTCGCTCGAAGGCGTGCGCCGCGCCGTCGAGTCCGGCAAATGGCTGCGCGCGCGCGGACACAAAATGGCCGGCATCCGGCTCGACTCCGGCGACCTCGCCTACCTGAGCATCGAGGCGCGGAAAATCCTCGACGAAGCGGGTTTTGCGGACACGGCGATTTTTGCGAGCAACGACCTGGACGAGCACATCATCTCAAGCCTCAAGCAACAAGGCGCGCGAATCGCGTTCTGGGGTGTGGGCACGAAACTCGTCACCGCATACGACCAGCCCGCGCTCGGCGGCGTTTACAAACTCGCCGCGCTTCGCAACGGCGACGGCGCGTGGGACCACAAAATCAAACTCTCCGAGCAAACGATAAAAATCACCAACCCCGGAATCCAGCAAGTGCGCCGCTTCACGCTCGATGGCGAATACGTCGGCGACATGATCTACAACGAGGACGGCCCGCCGATCGACGACGCGAACCGCACGATCTACGACGCGGTGAACTTCATCCGATTCAAGCCGATTCCGCCCAACGCGACAACCGAGGACCTGCTCGTGCCGGTTTTCCGAAACGGCAAACTCGTCCTCGAAATGCCGACACTCGAAGAAATCCGCGCCCGCCGCCGCGCGCAACTCGCCGCGCTTCATGAAGGCAGCAAACGCCTCCTCAACCCGCACGAATATCCGGTGGGATTGGAGCGCAGCCTCCTCGACATGAAAACCGCGCTCATCATGAAAGCGCGCGGATAA